From a single Nostoc edaphicum CCNP1411 genomic region:
- a CDS encoding AAA family ATPase, translating to MTPVPRLDLAPKLKRPLSLWNPLDYLRLLYWVFFFPQALRWYVDRFGGGYIPEGEMNWRKGWELLRQNAIQRQLLFQGLVLTVITPVAIGLIFQTLNVRVDWLGMAVGMAVGVAGGVAGGVAGGVAVGVAVGVAGGVAVGVAVGVAVGVAVGVAVGVAGGVAVGVAGGVAVGVAFGVAGGVAFGVAFGVAVGVAVGMAGGVAGGVAVRVAFGVAGGVAFGVAGGVAFGVAGGVAFGVAVLRPETWLIGSPLNLRIIQNSSWLLPRITPLPLPNLVWRLQNWLQNDWETGLHNTNELLAYTLQFVPVLQAVNRVLAKISSEQLIWNVSRLAANPFDWNILRFASVSLDETLKSNFIKDLFSVYSFFPRSWQESLQARFDTDIRLDTPASAAAAGFWHLHEHEPAKAVKAFTEVRSLLYGEEMYTLAQTLAAFDKAQKPASIAAIQVPPFPQEPLLRPDTWKVLVNLRRVVEDVQFVNRSISRSARSLALNRALGELTKILNQADTLPQAEQGLIIDIAQTWKESLLQITGEVGEISITKPVVNPYVVGDPVQGHLFIGREDIIRQLEELWVMGNQLQSVVLYGHRRMGKTSILLNAANCLGSQIQLAYVNLLRLGDSPQGVGEVLMAICDEISQTVKLPPPDDADLLNLPYRTFERYLKQVEAQLDGGLIIALDEFEKIEDLIEAKKIPIDFMGFLRGLVQMSSKIAFAFAGLHTLEEMTADYFQPFFASVIPIHVGFQKRAATRKILANPGNEDFLLDYIPEALDEIYALTNGQPYLVQLLGFQLVRGYNDLVFEQGRSRDPVFTVEDVEAVINDPEFFKRGRYYFDGVWGQAARGAEGQQAIVQVLAPHPEGLSLDALAQSTGMNDADLQEALNTLKRHDVVEETQGRWRIMVELFRRWVLQE from the coding sequence ATGACCCCAGTACCCCGCTTAGACTTAGCGCCCAAGTTGAAGCGTCCCCTCTCGCTGTGGAACCCCTTGGATTATCTGCGCCTTTTGTATTGGGTGTTTTTCTTTCCCCAAGCTTTGCGGTGGTATGTGGATAGATTCGGGGGTGGGTATATTCCTGAAGGGGAAATGAATTGGCGAAAGGGATGGGAGTTATTGCGTCAAAATGCTATTCAACGTCAGTTACTTTTTCAAGGATTAGTTTTAACAGTAATTACACCTGTAGCTATAGGTTTAATTTTTCAGACTCTAAATGTTCGCGTTGACTGGTTAGGCATGGCGGTAGGCATGGCGGTAGGCGTGGCGGGAGGCGTGGCGGGAGGCGTGGCGGGAGGCGTGGCGGTAGGCGTGGCGGTAGGCGTGGCAGGAGGCGTGGCGGTAGGCGTGGCGGTAGGCGTGGCGGTAGGCGTGGCGGTAGGCGTGGCGGTAGGCGTGGCGGGAGGCGTGGCGGTAGGCGTGGCAGGAGGCGTGGCGGTAGGCGTGGCGTTCGGCGTGGCGGGAGGCGTGGCGTTTGGCGTGGCGTTCGGCGTGGCGGTAGGCGTGGCGGTAGGCATGGCGGGAGGCGTGGCGGGAGGCGTGGCGGTACGCGTGGCGTTCGGCGTGGCGGGAGGCGTGGCGTTCGGCGTGGCGGGAGGCGTGGCGTTCGGCGTGGCGGGAGGCGTGGCGTTCGGCGTAGCGGTACTGCGTCCAGAAACCTGGCTTATTGGATCACCTTTAAACTTGCGAATCATCCAAAACAGTAGTTGGCTACTCCCCCGCATTACTCCGCTTCCCCTTCCTAATCTTGTTTGGCGTTTGCAAAATTGGTTGCAAAATGATTGGGAAACAGGTTTACATAATACTAATGAACTTCTGGCTTATACCTTACAATTCGTTCCCGTTCTTCAAGCAGTCAATAGAGTACTTGCCAAAATCTCCTCAGAGCAACTTATTTGGAATGTCTCTCGACTGGCGGCAAATCCTTTTGATTGGAATATATTACGTTTTGCTTCAGTTTCTCTAGATGAAACCCTAAAGTCAAATTTTATCAAAGATTTGTTCTCTGTCTACTCTTTCTTCCCTCGTTCTTGGCAAGAAAGTTTACAGGCTCGTTTTGACACAGACATTCGTTTAGATACTCCTGCCAGTGCTGCTGCGGCTGGTTTCTGGCATCTACATGAACATGAGCCAGCCAAAGCAGTAAAGGCTTTTACAGAAGTGCGTTCTCTACTTTATGGTGAGGAAATGTACACCCTTGCCCAAACTTTAGCGGCGTTTGATAAAGCTCAAAAACCAGCCTCTATTGCTGCTATCCAAGTTCCTCCTTTTCCCCAGGAACCGCTTTTACGTCCAGATACCTGGAAAGTCCTTGTTAATCTGCGTCGAGTTGTTGAAGATGTCCAGTTTGTTAATCGCAGTATCTCACGTTCAGCCAGGTCTTTAGCTCTCAATCGAGCATTAGGCGAACTGACAAAAATCCTAAATCAAGCTGACACCTTGCCACAAGCAGAGCAAGGGTTAATCATAGATATTGCTCAAACTTGGAAAGAAAGCCTTTTACAAATCACTGGTGAAGTGGGAGAAATTTCTATCACCAAGCCTGTGGTTAATCCTTATGTTGTAGGCGATCCGGTTCAAGGTCATCTTTTTATTGGGCGAGAAGATATTATCAGACAGTTAGAAGAACTCTGGGTGATGGGTAATCAACTCCAGTCTGTAGTTCTCTACGGTCACAGGCGGATGGGCAAAACTTCTATTCTGCTTAACGCTGCTAATTGTCTAGGTTCACAAATCCAGCTAGCTTATGTAAACTTGCTACGTTTGGGAGATAGCCCCCAAGGTGTGGGTGAAGTACTAATGGCAATTTGTGATGAAATTTCTCAAACTGTAAAACTTCCACCACCAGATGACGCTGATTTACTAAATCTTCCCTACCGGACTTTTGAACGTTATTTAAAACAGGTTGAAGCACAGCTAGATGGTGGGTTAATCATTGCCTTAGACGAATTTGAGAAAATTGAAGATTTAATTGAAGCGAAAAAAATCCCTATCGACTTTATGGGTTTTCTGCGCGGTTTGGTGCAAATGAGTTCTAAAATCGCCTTTGCCTTTGCTGGTTTGCACACTTTAGAAGAGATGACAGCAGATTATTTTCAACCCTTCTTTGCCAGCGTCATTCCTATTCATGTAGGCTTTCAAAAACGTGCAGCTACGCGCAAAATTCTCGCTAACCCAGGTAATGAAGACTTCCTCCTCGACTACATCCCGGAAGCTTTAGATGAAATTTATGCCTTAACAAATGGCCAACCATATTTAGTGCAACTGCTGGGTTTTCAGCTAGTGCGCGGCTACAATGACCTTGTTTTTGAGCAAGGGCGATCGCGTGACCCAGTTTTCACAGTGGAAGATGTGGAAGCAGTTATCAATGACCCTGAGTTTTTCAAGCGGGGACGCTACTATTTTGATGGGGTTTGGGGTCAGGCGGCGCGGGGTGCTGAAGGTCAACAAGCAATTGTACAAGTGCTTGCACCTCACCCAGAAGGGTTAAGTCTGGATGCCTTAGCTCAGTCTACAGGTATGAATGACGCTGATTTACAGGAAGCGCTGAATACTCTGAAGCGTCATGATGTCGTTGAGGAAACTCAGGGAAGGTGGCGGATTATGGTAGAACTTTTTCGCCGTTGGGTTTTGCAGGAGTAG
- a CDS encoding ABC transporter permease, protein MDWWRRLKKNPLARFGAILLLIFYIAVIAADFVAPYDPYASQPNGSLLPPTKIHWVSQSGQFIGPHVYPTTQGDTNLETGDRKLIVDFKNPSPLRLFVSGPEYRLLQMSLPLPPKWDEVTIFPGIPLNWHLFGTKSGTKVNILGTDDQGRDQFSRLLHGGRISMFIGIFGIIITYPLGLLIGGISGYFGGVTDSLIMRLAEVLMTFPSIYLLVTLGAVLPAGLSSTQRFLLIVVITSVISWAGLARVIRGQVLSLKEREFVQAARAMGANPLYIILRHVLPQTASYVVISATLAIPSFIGAEAILSLIGLGIQQPDPSWGNMLSLASNASILVLQPWLIWPPAVLIILTVLAFNLLGDGLRDALDPRSLRR, encoded by the coding sequence ATGGATTGGTGGCGACGACTTAAGAAAAATCCTTTGGCACGATTTGGGGCAATTTTGCTGTTAATTTTTTACATAGCAGTAATTGCAGCTGATTTCGTAGCTCCTTATGACCCCTATGCCTCACAGCCTAATGGTTCACTGCTGCCACCAACTAAGATCCACTGGGTTTCTCAGTCAGGGCAGTTTATCGGCCCCCATGTTTATCCGACTACTCAGGGAGATACGAATTTAGAAACAGGCGATCGCAAACTCATTGTAGACTTCAAAAATCCATCACCTCTGCGTCTATTTGTCTCCGGGCCAGAATACCGATTGTTACAGATGAGTTTGCCATTACCCCCGAAGTGGGATGAAGTCACGATCTTTCCTGGTATCCCCTTAAATTGGCATTTATTTGGGACAAAAAGTGGCACAAAAGTCAACATATTGGGCACTGATGACCAAGGGCGCGACCAATTCAGTCGCCTCCTGCATGGCGGTCGCATCAGTATGTTTATCGGGATTTTTGGCATTATCATTACCTATCCCCTTGGTTTGCTTATCGGGGGAATTTCTGGCTATTTCGGCGGTGTAACTGATAGCCTGATTATGCGCTTGGCAGAAGTGCTAATGACTTTCCCTAGTATTTATCTTTTGGTGACATTGGGTGCAGTCTTACCAGCGGGTTTAAGCAGTACCCAGCGCTTTTTGCTAATTGTGGTGATTACTTCGGTTATTAGCTGGGCTGGTTTAGCACGAGTCATTCGCGGACAGGTATTATCACTTAAAGAGCGAGAATTTGTCCAAGCAGCGCGGGCAATGGGTGCGAACCCACTTTATATCATCCTCCGCCACGTTTTGCCGCAAACAGCTAGTTATGTAGTTATCTCTGCGACTCTTGCAATTCCCAGCTTTATTGGTGCAGAGGCGATATTGAGTCTCATCGGCTTGGGCATTCAACAACCAGACCCTTCTTGGGGAAATATGCTTTCTCTGGCTAGCAATGCTTCAATTTTGGTATTGCAACCTTGGTTAATCTGGCCGCCGGCTGTGCTGATTATTCTCACAGTGCTGGCATTCAACTTACTCGGTGATGGGCTGAGAGATGCACTCGACCCGCGCAGTTTAAGAAGATAA
- a CDS encoding Npun_R2479 family HD domain-containing metalloprotein, with amino-acid sequence MFNATEILIDAFVNEIRDGYRRTYGCFKNDYQDIIAWAGNMALENIANSDALYHNVEHTVLVTLVGQEILRGKHIREGGVSSEDWLHCIISLVSHDIGYVKGVCRQDREAAGLYATGKNGKMISVAPGASDASLTPYHVDRAKLFIDERFGGHKLIDAEAIKSNIELTRFPVPAAEDHQDTKCFAGLVRAADLIGQLSDPRYLKKITSLFYEFEETGVNKVLGYKTPADLRNNYAKFYWNGVYPYIQEGLHYLSLTQQGKQILANLYSNVFVVEHEKQQEEQQRYLEKLGVAN; translated from the coding sequence ATGTTCAATGCCACTGAAATTTTAATTGATGCCTTTGTAAATGAAATTCGAGATGGCTACCGTCGCACTTATGGCTGCTTCAAAAATGATTATCAAGACATTATCGCCTGGGCTGGTAACATGGCTTTGGAAAATATTGCCAATAGCGACGCCCTTTACCACAATGTTGAACACACTGTCCTTGTCACCCTAGTAGGGCAAGAAATCTTACGTGGCAAACACATTAGGGAAGGCGGCGTTTCCAGTGAAGATTGGTTGCATTGTATTATTTCCTTAGTGAGTCATGATATTGGCTACGTTAAGGGAGTTTGCCGGCAAGACCGAGAAGCAGCAGGCTTATATGCCACAGGTAAAAATGGCAAAATGATTTCTGTAGCTCCTGGCGCTTCTGATGCTAGTCTGACACCCTATCATGTTGATAGAGCCAAGCTCTTTATTGATGAGCGTTTTGGAGGTCACAAGTTAATAGATGCTGAGGCAATTAAGAGCAATATTGAATTGACTCGATTTCCCGTGCCTGCCGCAGAAGATCATCAAGATACAAAGTGCTTTGCAGGATTAGTCCGGGCTGCTGATTTGATTGGTCAACTAAGTGACCCACGTTACCTAAAGAAAATTACGTCTTTATTTTACGAGTTTGAAGAAACTGGTGTAAATAAAGTTTTGGGCTATAAAACTCCTGCCGATTTACGTAATAACTACGCTAAGTTTTACTGGAATGGTGTCTATCCCTATATCCAAGAGGGATTGCATTACCTATCATTGACACAACAAGGAAAACAAATTCTTGCTAATCTCTACTCAAACGTGTTTGTTGTGGAACATGAAAAACAACAGGAAGAACAGCAGCGGTATTTGGAGAAGTTAGGAGTTGCGAATTAG
- a CDS encoding calcium-binding protein produces MLIVGTRFDDVLIGTSLDDIVLGLAGNDRIIGSIGNDTLVGGSETDTADYSELGQAVTLEAAGVVNKGKSGKDQLLEIETIIGAKGQANAIDGSIGTATTSLNVNLSTNSLIINGVPGLGTLTFKVQNFVNVTGTSQNDTIIGDSANNLLEGGKGNDEILGGNGNDTVRGGDGNDVIGGGSKGVIFASRLGDGNDIVEGGSGDDILIGGTGNDLIDGGIGIDTADYSGLGNAISLEAVGIVNKEGISGKDQLVKIETIIGAKGQANAIDGSIGTATTSLNVNLSTNSLIVNGVPGLGTLTFKVQNFVNVTGTSQNDAIIGNLANNLLKGGKGNDQLSGLDGKDTLVGVDTASVQPGIKEIDILTGGADPDTFVIGDEKNPYYVGGGGFFGLNDFAFIGDFQTGQDKIQLKKLENYIFGSNYIAIGSPFGSITNDTLSSEDINDPQLESTVNEIIKNNGSKNSLSLGVSLDTTENSTDSSVILPRFDVITILANNYSLSDIQFV; encoded by the coding sequence TGCTTGGTCTTGCGGGAAATGATCGCATTATCGGTAGCATCGGCAATGACACACTTGTAGGAGGATCTGAAACAGATACAGCTGACTACAGCGAATTAGGTCAGGCTGTGACTCTAGAAGCTGCTGGTGTTGTCAACAAAGGTAAATCCGGTAAAGATCAGCTATTAGAGATAGAAACTATCATTGGGGCAAAAGGACAAGCCAATGCTATTGATGGTTCTATAGGCACAGCAACAACATCATTGAATGTCAACCTGTCAACCAATAGTCTGATTATCAATGGTGTTCCAGGATTGGGTACTTTGACTTTTAAAGTTCAGAACTTTGTCAACGTCACTGGCACTTCACAAAATGACACCATTATCGGTGATTCAGCCAATAATTTGCTCGAAGGTGGAAAAGGCAATGATGAAATCTTGGGAGGTAATGGCAATGATACTGTACGCGGTGGTGATGGTAATGATGTGATTGGTGGAGGCAGCAAAGGTGTTATCTTTGCCTCTCGCCTTGGAGATGGGAACGATATTGTAGAAGGTGGTAGTGGTGATGACATCTTAATTGGAGGAACTGGTAATGACCTCATAGATGGAGGTATCGGAATTGATACGGCTGACTATAGCGGATTGGGTAATGCTATTAGCCTCGAAGCCGTTGGTATCGTGAATAAGGAAGGTATATCTGGGAAAGATCAACTCGTCAAGATAGAAACTATCATTGGGGCAAAAGGACAAGCCAATGCTATTGATGGTTCTATAGGCACTGCAACAACATCATTGAATGTCAACCTGTCAACCAATAGTCTGATTGTCAATGGTGTTCCAGGATTGGGTACTTTGACTTTTAAAGTTCAGAACTTTGTCAACGTCACTGGCACTTCACAAAATGACGCCATTATCGGTAATTTAGCCAATAACTTGCTCAAAGGTGGAAAGGGTAATGACCAACTCTCAGGTCTTGATGGTAAAGATACTTTAGTTGGTGTTGATACTGCAAGTGTTCAACCAGGGATAAAGGAGATAGATATCCTAACAGGTGGTGCAGATCCAGACACATTTGTGATTGGAGATGAAAAAAATCCTTACTATGTGGGAGGTGGAGGATTTTTCGGTCTTAATGACTTTGCTTTTATAGGGGATTTTCAGACAGGACAAGATAAAATCCAACTGAAAAAACTTGAAAACTATATTTTTGGTAGCAACTACATTGCTATTGGCTCTCCATTTGGGTCAATCACGAACGATACATTGAGCAGTGAAGACATAAACGACCCTCAGCTAGAGTCAACTGTTAACGAGATTATTAAAAACAATGGCTCTAAAAATTCCTTGAGTCTTGGTGTTTCGTTAGATACAACAGAAAACAGCACTGACTCTTCTGTGATTTTACCTCGTTTTGATGTGATCACAATCCTCGCCAATAACTATAGCCTGAGCGATATTCAATTTGTCTAA